The Podarcis raffonei isolate rPodRaf1 chromosome Z, rPodRaf1.pri, whole genome shotgun sequence genome segment TCTCTAGTGGTAAGGAAGGAATGGCAGGCAGGAGCCACCCCAAGGCCCACAGTTGGGGTTCCCCAGGCAGTGCCCTGTGGCTCTGGGGAGGTGCTGGGAGGGGCCTCCAGCAGGTTCAGAGGGCTCCCCGATCCCCTCCTGCACAGTGTCTGGACTCGGGAGCAGGCGGCTCTGGTCACAGTTTTTGGCCCCCTTCTGCTCGGCCAAGACCCTTGCCGGGCCTCCAGGAGAGTCAAAGCACTTGATACAAACGAAATCCCCAAAGGGCGAGTAGTCCAGGGATGCTCGCCACACCTTGCcgccactcccccctccccccggcagTGCCAGGTCCGGCGAGGGCGAACGGGGAGTGCACGGGTGCTTGGGGCAGGCTATACCCGGGTGGTGGAGTGTGAGTGCGGGAGCCCAGTACTGCTGAAGCTGGCGGCGAAGGTGTTGTAGGGGTGCAGGGTCTGCAGCCCCACCAGGGAGTTGGGGATCATTGTGATGGTGTTGGGCGTCATGAGCGGGATGTCGTCTGGCGAGCGGCGAAGGGTGAGCGTGTAGTCGGGCAAGGCGGCAAGGCGCAGGGCGTCGTGGGGGGCCTCGCAGTCGCCGTGGTGCGCCTGGTTCGCCTGCAGCGATGGCATCTCCTCCTCTGGGGTGTGACCGATGTCGTTGGCGGCGCTGGTGGCCCGCTGCGGGCTGGGCTGACGGTGCGTGTCCTGCCGGCGCTTGTCCTTGCGGTAGTAGAGGGCGGCGAAGGCCAGGACGTTGAGGAAGAGCAGCGAGGCACCCACGGCGATGGTGACGCTCAGCTCGGTGGAGTAGTCCCGGGGGTTCTCCACCAGCAGGGTCCCCGCCCCGTCCTGCTCCGGGTTCCACTTCTCCTGTGAGCCCTCGCTGGTGTAGGCGGTGGAGATGGCTGGGCGCTTGGTGCTCCAGGCCTTGCCGTTGGGCCGGCGGGTGATGTGGGAGTTCTGGGTAGTGTCGGGCGGCGGCaccttggtggtggtggaggtgtaGTGGAACATGTCATGCAGGTTGTACAGGTGCGGCACCAGGTGCTTCCAGAAGGCAACCTTGGTGGCGCGGTAGTGATCTCGCACACGCGGCTTGAGGCCGATGTGCAGGTAGAGCTGGTCGCGGGGGTTGTACTTGGACCACGCCACCTCCTCAAAGCGGTTGGCCTTGGTGTGGATGAACTTGGTGTCCTGAGGCACCGGTTTGTTGGGGTCCCTGGAAgtgtgagagaaagagggaaCACAAAGTCAGCAACGTGACTTTggacaacattattattattattattattagattaaaTTTATCTACCGCCCTTCATAAATGGATCCCAGGgttgttcacagaataaaatacaagctaaaacacaagtaaataattaaaccaaaacaataacacacacaccctcccacagatacatttaaaaagactgtcagatttttatttatttatcacatttatatgccacttcttTCTCCTTGGAACTTCAAGGCTGCGTAGGTGgtgctccttctcctccacacctcatcctcacaacaaccctgtgaagtaggttaaggTAAAAGATGCCCAAGGTtgtacccagtgagcttcacggctgagtggagattcgaaccctgccctcccagatcctagtccaacactacgCCAGCTGGGCCCTCGAGGGAGAAAGAACCACTATGCCAGCTTCAGAGGCCTTAGAAAGGCAAGTGGCCTATCCGGGGTAGTTAACACCAAAGCAGAAGCAACAAGGTATTAAAACATAGGCGGTTGATTTAAATGGCAGGCCCTGAAATTCTGGTTCTGTAAATCTGAGCTcagtctagagcagggatggggaaactttttCAGGCCATGTTCCTGTCTAGGCAAGCTTCTGAGGAAAACATGCCActcatgggtgggccagaggtgaagtgggtggagcaacatgtGTAGTTCTAACCTCTGTCCAGTAAGCTGTGCATTCACTTCCCCACCCTCCATCTAAACATGCTTGAGATGTTACCAGAGTTCAATGACACGttccagccaatcagaagcactAGGGATGAGAGGGAGGGCCATAGGGAGGTAGGGATCAGACCTAGGACCCTCATGCCTACACAGCCTAAGGAGCTGCAGCCTTTGTCTCAACCTCCTGCTCCATCACCAAAATCAACCAACCTGTTTAATGCACAACTTTGCACAGGGAGGCAGCATGGCAGGAGGTGTCTACAGCTTGCAAGTAACACAGCCCCTGCAACCATTACATATCCCTGTCCTGCACCCCCCTCACCTCTTTTTTTGATTGAGGTTCATCCACTAGGGAGATGACTGGTACCCCCTACCCACTTGGCCCCTGGGGtgggaaggggtggtggtggaaaccTACCCGGTCTTGGCAAAGTTTGTCCAGTAGGTCATGACCACAGCACTCAGCATGACATCGTTCTTGGAGAAGTTGCAGGGGAAGAGGTCAGTGGGCCCGATCATGGGGATCCCGAAGACGTAAGGCACCTCGTCCCCGTGGGCGGCGTCGGACCAGGGCGGCTTCATGAGGCTCTGACAGTGGTGGTAGAAGGCGTAAAAGTACGTGGGGGAGCCATAGCGGGCATGCAGGTCAGCGGTCACCACTGAGGGCTCCACCCACTGGTGGTCGGTGAACAGGGCCACCAGCGTCTTGCGGCGCGTCTCGGGGTTGTCCCGGTCAGCCCAGTCCGTGTACATGAACTTGATGGTCTCACGGAGCGTGTCCTTTCCCTCAGGGTAGCCGTACAGGTTGTCCACAAAGTTGGAGACGGAGTAGTCGAAGTCGCTGCCCGAGACACCGTCCTCTGGGTCCACCACGCCCTCCACGAACTTGAGCCCCTCGCCTTGGTTGACGCCCAGCATGATGTCGTAGTTGAGGAACTCGCCCTGTTCCATCAGGATCTCCGGGTCGTCAGGGATGACGTCCCCATCAATGACGGGCCCGAAGGCCACGTGGTAGCGTGCTGGCTGGATGTCCTGCTCCACCAGCTCCTTGGCGCTCTTCTGCCGCAGGCAGTCCACCATGTCCACCGTGTCCAGCACGTTGCAGCCAACCTTGTCAGCCAACAGGCTGGTGTACTTCACTGGCTGGTAGTTGACAGCCCAACTGGAGAGGGCAGAGCCGCTCTGGATGATGGCCCTCTGGAAGAGGCCTGCAGGTGGGAGACACAGAGGTGAGCAGAAAAGGCTTGAGCATCAACAtcaaccttctctctctcctgcctagGCTGAGGAACCCCTTAGGATGCCGCCCTGCCACAAGTGCTGAAACGGCAGAATTGACTGCTGAATTAAGAGGATGTCATGACAAGAGTGTTTACGGTGGAACAGAAACCCCTGAGGGATCACCTACCAAAATATCAGCAATCTATGAAGTTGTGGGCGGGATTTGGCATACGAGCAGCAGATGAATGAAAGATTGAATGGTAGCGGGGTTTAGATAATGAAAATACATGTGTTACGAAACAGCTTATAAAAAGGAGTATAAACCAAACGTCAGGAAAGGAAGGGTGGTGGGAAGTCAAGAAGGAActtgcatgtttttaaaaaaatgtatatggtGACAAATGCTTTGAAATATTGCTGGAgacttaataaaaatgatatatgtacacatacaaacacacaaacaatacGCCACCCTGTTTTCCTGCCCACAAACAATGTGGCagccatcagcctctgcgggaaGCTAGCTCTAAAGGGAGAGAACAGTTGATGCTGCCCTGCGGACCTTTGGCCTCTCCTGAACTATTTCTGGGAAACACAAGAAGCCACAAGACACACCCAACAGCCCCTCtttctgttgctgggctccagaAATGGGAAGAAACGGTGCCACTTTCTTCTTAGATGCTGGGCTGGCTGCAGAGTGTGGGCACCCTGGGGCATTAGcttaagcccccccccctccagtgtTCACTAAACCATCGCCAGCAGCCTCTGGCGGGATGCTCAGGCAGGGCCAAGTGTGGCTCCGTCCTCCCCCGCCCGCCACAATAAGCAGTAAGGGGAGGAGGGGGTGTTGGCAGCGGCCTCCCTCCTGCAGGCAGGGCTCTTGGAGGCTGCAGGCTGGCGGCTTGGGGGTTAAAGCCCCACACCACTTAACCCTGTGCATCCCACCGGGAGCAGCCCTCGCTTCCTGCCCAGCTGGGCCCCGCTCCGTGCCAATGCCCAGTggcacaaagaagcctttttgctgGAGGGAACACAAGCGGcaggggcggtggggggggggcggcgacgGCAACGCAGAGCCTAGGAAGCAGGCCCACAAAGGGCCTGGGGCTGGCAGAGGAATGCTGGGCTGGGTGCCAAGGCCCCTTCCATGCAGCTTGTCCTCTGAATACCAAAAGGCCCCAGGAAACGGCAGCCTCCGCAGCTGAGACAGGGGGAAGGGGCCAGAGGGCAGCGTTCCCTCTGCGGCGGCAGAAGCACTCAGCGCTTGGCCTGGGCTCCCCAAAAGAGCAATGCCACACAGGGAACCAAAGCCAGGCCTCGTCTCTCtggatggaggagggagaagcccccTGGCTCCCGACCTGGGGAGGGGGGTAGATGTCTATTTATAATCACACTCTCTCTTGCTGCAAAATATCCTCTCAACCAGCTGCATACCTCGTCAGCGTTAATTGCCTCTTGCCTACATTTTCTGTCGGTATTTTAACAACCGTTGCAAGGGCGCTGCATCATCGCAAGGCTTATACCAAAGCCTTCCAGGACATCCGCTGAGTGGAGGAGGTATTGAATCAGCCACTCAAGCGCAGTTGGGCACGCTTGGAAGGCATCCTGGCTCTTGCAAGGCTGGGGCAGCTAAAGAGACCGAGCTACGAGCTGGGGGAAATCCCTGGTTTGCATCTTGCCCCAGCCATGAGAACATAATGAGGGCCTGGCTGCTAGTTTGGGCCAAAGTCCAGCACCCTGACTTCACAGCGGCCAGCTGGGGGTCTCAATTGGAAGCCCATATACCAGGCCTGAGCACAACagacagcactctccccacctgcaattcccaggtattcagaggcacagtgCCTCTGACCAAGGGCAAAGAACACAGCCAGATCCTCtgggatttgtctaatcctctctcaAAGCTGTCCAATTGAGTGGCCATCGCTGCATTGCAAGAGAGCAAAACTACATGCTGAACTATATGCTGTGAAgagtttttccttttgtctcttcAGAACATTCCAACATTCAGGTTCATGAGCGGCCTCAAGTTCTACGGTCactgagagggaggaagagacttctcatcctcccccccccctttcacacCAGGTGTAATTGTACACACCTCTGCCATGTCCCCTTTCACtcgtttttcttcttctaaacttATTCACACACCCTCTGTCTTTTTTCTTCTGTAAGCCTCTAGCCACTGTTACACAGTGATAACGATGCTCCTCTACCTTACAGAGGTGTTGTAAGGCAGAGTTTTCCagactgtgtgttgtgacacgttagcatgtcagctgcagtgtgcaggtgtgtTGCACGAACGCTTCCTGCACTGCtgctggggctggaaaggggtttgtTTATTCCAGTTTGCTAGTGAAACTGAATTACTGAAtgatgatgcatgtctaaaaagtgtgtcaccagcatgaaaagtttaGAAAGATCTGTTGTAAGGATTACGAAggggcccttctctcagtcccaccaccctTGCAGGCATGCTTGGGGGACACACACGCGGGACAGGGCCTCCTTGGTGGTGGCTGCTGCCCGACGACTTCAGAACTCCCTCCTGAGAGAcactagactggctccctcacTGTGGTCCTTCTGCAAGCAGGTGAAGACTTCCTCGTGCCaagaggcttttgggaactgactgcttttaagaaaagggctggtgccatgctgtttttatagtAATtgctggaacacacacacacacacacaatttaaactctatcaatgtttaatttgtttttcaattattatttttttctgtgttttagcagttcttatttttatcagtAAACTGCCAGGGAACCCACAGGGACCTCCCTGCAGCATCACAACTGGGTCAGTGGGCATATAAAACCAGTCCAAACCTAGCTTCCTCCCACAGCCCTCATCTGCGGATGCTGCCATCtgggctgtgagtcctggaagacctgctgcctgccttgcaggccttttctcaCCTGGACTGGGAGGCCGgggcccggactgactccagctgcaaaagctgaggctccTGAAAATACACTTGGGCTGGGGCATTGTTTAGggagtggttttttgtttgttttttggagggaggtgttattgctattatttgtatctttattttagatcttgatGCACATGtgaaaattgttcagtttggttatgcattttttaaatgttttatttattgcttttgttaTGTCGCAGCTATGTATTTTCTTTCATGCTGCAAGCCGCCTTgaacatggtttgaactgtggaaaaatatacaaataaaactACATATGCACGCATGTATGCCATGAGAAGAGGACCCTGGCTCCATTCCTTCTGCTGATCATATCAGCAAAGTCATAGCTACTGTTTGagggcatttttttaaagaaaagcagcaaGTTGAAACTGTGGAAGCCCATTAACAACAGAAGCAAACACACAGACACTTTCCTATCAATGGGGGGCATCCTAGGTGGGCATGTATTCTGACCTATGGACGGATATTCCAGTGCCTTTtcgggaggagggtggaataggGGGCAGCAGCACTGGGGGAGggtagttgtttttaaaaaccctcccctcccaccccacagGCCCAATATAAAAATCCActcttcctcccctgccaggAGCTATTATGGAAAACACAATATAAGTatctgcatttcccccccccccaagagaactGCAGGTTTggcgaagtgggggggggggttaaacccGGCCGACAGTGGCTGCGGAAGGAGAGGGACCCCCTTTTCACAGGGCTCTATCCTCAGTTGACACATCTCTCTTCCTCAGATACAAACACACAGGCTAGCTCTCTCCCCGtatatgtgtgcacacacacgtggttggttttttttggttggtttttttgtgtgtgtgtgtgtctgtttttaaCCAAAGAAAAAGTCACTGGGAGCTCTCATCGCGTCACTGTCTAGTTCTGGCCCCCTGGCACTTAACACGTCTCCCTTTCTCTGTGCTCCCAAACCAACGCCGTTTGTTCACTGTGACTCATCTTGGGCCTTCGCCTTGTTGGATGCAGTCCTGACAGCTTTGTGCTTTCCTTCTCCTTAGTCACATGTACTGCCTCCCGTTTCCTGTAAGTTCTGCTTTTATAAAATCTCCAGGCTGCTAGGAAATCTCCTTGGGCAGCCACATCGATCTGCTGGGGAATCGTTCCAGGTTGTCCTTTGCATTGGCACGCCACGAGGGTGTGCCTCTCCCGTATTGCCCTTCTGAAGAACTACCAGCCCCCAgctccctcctttcccctcttctgtGCCCAGGGCCAGATTTGCCGGTGTGCTGAAGCTCGTGCTATTGAACTTCACATCCGTCACTTGCCAAGCAtcgcccccacccccaacacacacccTGCCACCACCGCAGGAAAATACAGAACGATGTGATTTTTATTGACATGTGAAATGTAGGTGATCACATTTCAACCTCTTCTGTATACACATTGGCTGGAACCGGAGGGAGCATTGTGCCTCCTGAATTCAGGTTTGGAAGGTGCTGACAGCCCACTAATTAAAGAGAGGAACCCATAGCCTGCAACCAAGTAGCCACTAATACTGAGCTCCCAGGACAGAGATGAGGGAACTGGGAGCCCTCCACATGTTCCTGGACAACATCATGTTTCCTGACCATGGAAATTGGTGTTGAGTGACATTTGGAGGGTCCCAGGTTCCACACACCTACCCTTGAGACACACCAGAAGTTAATGTGccgtgatttaaaaacaaacaaacaaacaaacaaacaaacaaacaaacaacctcctTGCCAATTGGTTGGATGAGCAGGCGTGACCATGAAACCATATCTCAAATGCTTTCTTTGAATATTTACTGCATTTCTATCATTAGCATTGCATGtatgtaccacccttcatccaaagatcacagaacgtttacaacataaaaacacaaaattcataaataataatttttaaaaaacacaagaaaaaatcatgtttaaaaggccatagattgtctaacagccaaaggcctggctgaagagaaaTGATTCCACTATGTTCAGCTGTGGATCGTGGTTGTGACACCTGTGATGAAGCCAGTGAGCAATACGAACAGAtgaagcaaaagcaaacaaacaaaccccacaagCTTTCCCATATCCCCAGCATACAATGATGCTAAAAGAAACCAACAGCCAGCTGCCCCAATGGAAAGTTTGCACAAGTGGGACACTGACTGTCTCCAGCAAAGGGGCTGCCTCCCGGCAGCCAACTTGCCCCCTTTCTCAGGAAGGGCAAAGGTTTGTGTCAATTCTGCTGCAGAACAGATGCATCAAAAGGTCCTTGAGAAAAGAGCCAAGCCTGTAGCTATTTCTGAAAGAGGGTGGTGGTGAGAATAGTTTTGTGGGGCTCATTAAACTGCATCGACATCTTCTCCCTGCATTCTCCTGGCTGGCCCTGAAAGGATCACTTCAAGGAAGTGTTCGCTATGCAGCAGTTTGGTCACCTCTGTGCGCTCACTAAATTAAAGGTGGGGAAGCTCAGGGCCCTGGGAGTTAGGCAGCCCTCCAGGTccccaggactctccccaggacacattcctcactgcccctgctttgcaccttcctcCTTGGATGCTttcgcctggctggaatgtgtccctggactcttgcttgcctgcatggagg includes the following:
- the NLGN3 gene encoding neuroligin-3 isoform X3, producing the protein MWWSLLRGPPLLSPFLQVTEVATGWEARLALWILSFASAVVQMESQAYSPTVNTHYGKLRGVRVPLPSEILGPVDQYLGVPYAAPPIGEKRFMPPEPPPSWSGIRNATHFSPVCPQNIHTAVPEIMLPIWFTSNLDIVATYIQDPNEDCLYLNIYIPTEDVKRISKECARKPNKKICRKGDIRDSGAKPVMVYIHGGSYMEGTGNMIDGSVLASYGNVIVITLNYRVGVLGFLSTGDQAAKGNYGLLDQIQALRWISENIAFFGGDPLRITVFGSGIGASCVSLLTLSHHSEGLFQRAIIQSGSALSSWAVNYQPVKYTSLLADKVGCNVLDTVDMVDCLRQKSAKELVEQDIQPARYHVAFGPVIDGDVIPDDPEILMEQGEFLNYDIMLGVNQGEGLKFVEGVVDPEDGVSGSDFDYSVSNFVDNLYGYPEGKDTLRETIKFMYTDWADRDNPETRRKTLVALFTDHQWVEPSVVTADLHARYGSPTYFYAFYHHCQSLMKPPWSDAAHGDEVPYVFGIPMIGPTDLFPCNFSKNDVMLSAVVMTYWTNFAKTGDPNKPVPQDTKFIHTKANRFEEVAWSKYNPRDQLYLHIGLKPRVRDHYRATKVAFWKHLVPHLYNLHDMFHYTSTTTKVPPPDTTQNSHITRRPNGKAWSTKRPAISTAYTSEGSQEKWNPEQDGAGTLLVENPRDYSTELSVTIAVGASLLFLNVLAFAALYYRKDKRRQDTHRQPSPQRATSAANDIGHTPEEEMPSLQANQAHHGDCEAPHDALRLAALPDYTLTLRRSPDDIPLMTPNTITMIPNSLVGLQTLHPYNTFAASFSSTGLPHSHSTTRV
- the NLGN3 gene encoding neuroligin-3 isoform X1 — its product is MWWSLLRGPPLLSPFLQVTEVATGWEARLALWILSFASAVVQMESQAYSPTVNTHYGKLRGVRVPLPSEILGPVDQYLGVPYAAPPIGEKRFMPPEPPPSWSGIRNATHFSPVCPQNIHTAVPEIMLPIWFTSNLDIVATYIQDPNEDCLYLNIYIPTEDVKRISKECARKPNKKICRKGGGSSAKKQGEDLADNDGDEDEDIRDSGAKPVMVYIHGGSYMEGTGNMIDGSVLASYGNVIVITLNYRVGVLGFLSTGDQAAKGNYGLLDQIQALRWISENIAFFGGDPLRITVFGSGIGASCVSLLTLSHHSEGLFQRAIIQSGSALSSWAVNYQPVKYTSLLADKVGCNVLDTVDMVDCLRQKSAKELVEQDIQPARYHVAFGPVIDGDVIPDDPEILMEQGEFLNYDIMLGVNQGEGLKFVEGVVDPEDGVSGSDFDYSVSNFVDNLYGYPEGKDTLRETIKFMYTDWADRDNPETRRKTLVALFTDHQWVEPSVVTADLHARYGSPTYFYAFYHHCQSLMKPPWSDAAHGDEVPYVFGIPMIGPTDLFPCNFSKNDVMLSAVVMTYWTNFAKTGDPNKPVPQDTKFIHTKANRFEEVAWSKYNPRDQLYLHIGLKPRVRDHYRATKVAFWKHLVPHLYNLHDMFHYTSTTTKVPPPDTTQNSHITRRPNGKAWSTKRPAISTAYTSEGSQEKWNPEQDGAGTLLVENPRDYSTELSVTIAVGASLLFLNVLAFAALYYRKDKRRQDTHRQPSPQRATSAANDIGHTPEEEMPSLQANQAHHGDCEAPHDALRLAALPDYTLTLRRSPDDIPLMTPNTITMIPNSLVGLQTLHPYNTFAASFSSTGLPHSHSTTRV
- the NLGN3 gene encoding neuroligin-3 isoform X10, coding for MWWSLLRGPPLLSPFLQVTEVATGWEARLALWILSFASAVVQMESQAYSPTVNTHYGKLRGVRVPLPSEILGPVDQYLGVPYAAPPIGEKRFMPPEPPPSWSGIRNATHFSPVCPQNIHTAVPEIMLPIWFTSNLDIVATYIQDPNEDCLYLNIYIPTEDVKRISKECARKPNKKICRKGGLFQRAIIQSGSALSSWAVNYQPVKYTSLLADKVGCNVLDTVDMVDCLRQKSAKELVEQDIQPARYHVAFGPVIDGDVIPDDPEILMEQGEFLNYDIMLGVNQGEGLKFVEGVVDPEDGVSGSDFDYSVSNFVDNLYGYPEGKDTLRETIKFMYTDWADRDNPETRRKTLVALFTDHQWVEPSVVTADLHARYGSPTYFYAFYHHCQSLMKPPWSDAAHGDEVPYVFGIPMIGPTDLFPCNFSKNDVMLSAVVMTYWTNFAKTGDPNKPVPQDTKFIHTKANRFEEVAWSKYNPRDQLYLHIGLKPRVRDHYRATKVAFWKHLVPHLYNLHDMFHYTSTTTKVPPPDTTQNSHITRRPNGKAWSTKRPAISTAYTSEGSQEKWNPEQDGAGTLLVENPRDYSTELSVTIAVGASLLFLNVLAFAALYYRKDKRRQDTHRQPSPQRATSAANDIGHTPEEEMPSLQANQAHHGDCEAPHDALRLAALPDYTLTLRRSPDDIPLMTPNTITMIPNSLVGLQTLHPYNTFAASFSSTGLPHSHSTTRV
- the NLGN3 gene encoding neuroligin-3 isoform X7, with protein sequence MWWSLLRGPPLLSPFLQVTEVATGWEARLALWILSFASAVVQMESQAYSPTVNTHYGKLRGVRVPLPSEILGPVDQYLGVPYAAPPIGEKRFMPPEPPPSWSGIRNATHFSPVCPQNIHTAVPEIMLPIWFTSNLDIVATYIQDPNEDCLYLNIYIPTEDVKRISKECARKPNKKICRKGGFLSTGDQAAKGNYGLLDQIQALRWISENIAFFGGDPLRITVFGSGIGASCVSLLTLSHHSEGLFQRAIIQSGSALSSWAVNYQPVKYTSLLADKVGCNVLDTVDMVDCLRQKSAKELVEQDIQPARYHVAFGPVIDGDVIPDDPEILMEQGEFLNYDIMLGVNQGEGLKFVEGVVDPEDGVSGSDFDYSVSNFVDNLYGYPEGKDTLRETIKFMYTDWADRDNPETRRKTLVALFTDHQWVEPSVVTADLHARYGSPTYFYAFYHHCQSLMKPPWSDAAHGDEVPYVFGIPMIGPTDLFPCNFSKNDVMLSAVVMTYWTNFAKTGDPNKPVPQDTKFIHTKANRFEEVAWSKYNPRDQLYLHIGLKPRVRDHYRATKVAFWKHLVPHLYNLHDMFHYTSTTTKVPPPDTTQNSHITRRPNGKAWSTKRPAISTAYTSEGSQEKWNPEQDGAGTLLVENPRDYSTELSVTIAVGASLLFLNVLAFAALYYRKDKRRQDTHRQPSPQRATSAANDIGHTPEEEMPSLQANQAHHGDCEAPHDALRLAALPDYTLTLRRSPDDIPLMTPNTITMIPNSLVGLQTLHPYNTFAASFSSTGLPHSHSTTRV
- the NLGN3 gene encoding neuroligin-3 isoform X9, whose protein sequence is MWWSLLRGPPLLSPFLQVTEVATGWEARLALWILSFASAVVQMESQAYSPTVNTHYGKLRGVRVPLPSEILGPVDQYLGVPYAAPPIGEKRFMPPEPPPSWSGIRNATHFSPVCPQNIHTAVPEIMLPIWFTSNLDIVATYIQDPNEDCLYLNIYIPTEDVKRISKECARKPNKKICRKGGGSSAKKQGEDLADNDGDEDEDIRDSGAKPVMVYIHGGSYMEGTGNMIDGSVLASYGNVIVITLNYRVGVLGFLSTGDQAAKGNYGLLDQIQALRWISENIAFFGGDPLRITVFGSGIGASCVSLLTLSHHSEGLFQRAIIQSGSALSSWAVNYQPVKYTSLLADKVGCNVLDTVDMVDCLRQKSAKELVEQDIQPARYHVAFGPVIDGDVIPDDPEILMEQGEFLNYDIMLGVNQGEGLKFVEGVVDPEDGVSGSDFDYSVSNFVDNLYGYPEGKDTLRETIKFMYTDWADRDNPETRRKTLVALFTDHQWVEPSVVTADLHARYGSPTYFYAFYHHCQSLMKPPWSDAAHGDEVPYVFGIPMIGPTDLFPCNFSKNDVMLSAVVMTYWTNFAKTGHVADFVFPLSLTLPGTPTNRCLRTPSSSTPRPTALRRWRGPSTTPATSSTCTSASSRVCEITTAPPRLPSGSTWCRTCTTCMTCSTTPPPPPRCRRPTLPRTPTSPAGPTARPGAPSAQPSPPPTPARAHRRSGTRSRTGRGPCWWRTPGTTPPS